The sequence below is a genomic window from Streptomyces sp. NBC_00582.
CACGGGGATGTGTCCCTGTGCCAGCAGCGCCCGCACCGCGCCCGGGTTCACGTCGACGATGTCGCCGACCAGACCGATGTCCACCGGGCGGCCGTCCACCCGGGCCGGCCGGCGCACGGCGGTCATCGTGTGCGCGTCCTCGCCCGTGAGGCCCACGGCGAAGGGCCCGTGGCTGTTGATGTGCCCGACCAGGTCCCGCTGGACCCGGCCCGTCAGCACCATGCGCACCACGTCCATGGTCTCGGGCGTGGTCACCCTGAGACCCGCCTCGAAACGGCTCTCCAGGCCGAGACGGTCGAGCATCGCGCTGATCTGCGGACCTCCGCCGTGGACGACGACCGGGCGCAGGCCCGCGTGCCACAGCGCCACGACGTCCCGGGCGAAGGCCCGTTGGAGCCCGCCGTCCACCATGGCGTTGCCGCCGTACTTGACGACGACCGTGCTGCCCCGGAGCTCCTCGGTCGGCCGGAGCGCACCGGCCGAGGACTCCCCGTACGTATGATCCGCCATGGGCGAATCCCTCCCCTGACGGCGTGCCGCACGGAACTGGACCCAAGATTCTATTAGCTTAGCCTAACCTAATCTTGAATGCCTGGTCTCGCATGGGGAGGGACGCGCCACCGGCGTGGTCGCCCGGCCCGGGTGGAGCGGTCGGCGCCGGGCGGGGCGGTCAGCGCTGGGTGTAGATGAAGCCGACCTTGTCCACCTCGTCGCCCGAGCGGCCGTGGAAGCCGGCGATCTGCCAGCCGCTGGGCGCGGTGCGCGTCACGCAGTCGGAGGTCGTGGTGCCGCCGGCCAGGGTGCGGCCGAGGTTGGTCGTGAACCTGGCGTAGAAGATCCGCGTGTGGCCGTCCTTCTCGGCCTGGCACAGGTACGCCGTCGTCACGTACTCACCGCTGCCGAGCGTCAGCGAGGACGCGGTGCCGCCCGTCCCGCCGTGGGTGAGGGTGGTGCCGTTCGACAGGGTGACGCCGAGCTGGTCGACCCGGGAGCCCGCCCGCAGGGCGATGGTGGAGGCGCGGGCGCCGGCCGGAACGCGGTCGATGTCGTTGTAGTAGTCGCCGTGCGGGCCGCCGAACTGGTCGCTGAGCTGGAAGGCGGAGGCGCGCGACCAGGTGAAGCCGACCGTGATCGGGTCGTGGTCGGAGAGCATCAGCCCGTCGGAGGTGAGGAACTTGGCGTGCTCGTTGTTGTAGGTCGTGGCGTTCAGCGAGACGAGCTTGCTGCCCCGGTAGAGGACCTTGTCGACGACCTCGCAGGTGTTGGGGACCGTCGCCCCCGACTGGTCGCAGACCAGGGCGTCACTGCCCTTGGCGGGCGCGCTGCCGCCGCGGATGAGCTGGACCCAGGCGTCGGTCAGGCCGTTGGAGGCGGCGAACTCGGCGATGGTGTCGCCGCTGCGGGTGTAGCGCGTGTTGGTGTCGCCCATCACCACGACCGCGTTCCCGGCGGAGTGGGTCGAGATGAACTCGGTGAGCTGGCTGAGGTTGTCGGCGCGGGCGGCGAGGTCGTCGTCGTTGGTGCCCGCGTTGGTGTGCAGGTTGTAGAAGTCGACGTACACGCCCTCGGCGAGCCGCTCGCGCATGAAGGTGAAGCCCTTGGGGGTCAGGCAGTCGCCCGAGCCGTAGGTGCAGGAGTCCCAGCCGACCCGCTCGAAGTCGTCCGCGTCGTACGGGATCTTCGACAGCGTGTTGAGCCCGCTGCCGATGCCCGCGCCGCCGCTGGTCGCGGTGCGGTAGGCGTGCGCGGTGTCCGCCGCGTACAGGTAGGCGTGGTAGTTGAAGTCCTCCTGCGCGTGCACGATGTCGTACGGAGCGATCCGCTGGCCGATGGCCGTGGTGCTGGACTCGCGGGGCGTGGACGAGCTGTTGATCGCCGCGGGCAGCCCGGCCACGTTGTAGCTGAGGACGCTGAAGGTGCCCGAGTCGGCGGCCGCGGCGGGCGGTGCGGCCACGGCGAGCCCGCCGAGAACGGCGGCCGTCGCCGCCAGGCAGGCGAGGAGTCTGCGCATGGGGTGTGTCTCCTGGGGGGAAAGCGGTTGCGAGTTGAATATGGCGGAAGTTACCGCTGGTTACCCCGGGTGTGTCCAGAGTTCGCGCGCTCTTTCGGAGGAGTCGCCGGGCGTACACGGATGATTCGGATTCCCGTCACGCGGCGGATCGTCATCGTCCTCGTGCACAACTCGGGCCCATGGGGCGGAAGTTGCCATACTGTCGAGGGATGGCGCTGCATCACCACAGGCGAGTATCCGTGGCGGGTGAGGGTGGATGACGAGCGGGGGAGTCCGCGGGGTGCCGGCGTGCTGCTCGACGACCTGCGCGTCCTGACCTGTGCCCACGTCGTCGAGCGAGCCGGGGCCGCCCCGGGGGGCGCCGCCGACGGGGTACGGATCAGAAGGCCCAGCAGGCCTGGGTGAACCAGGGGGAGGGGTCCGCGTTCTCCGCCGACAGCGAGGTCACCCGCTACGACGACGCCGTGCAGCGACGGATCGCCGGGATGCTCCGGCCCGCCTCCGGCCACACCCTGTGCTTCGGCGCCGCCGACGCGATGGTCCCCGATGTGTCGGCCGCCTTCTACCGGGCCGTCCTCGACCACGCGACCGGCGCGACGGAGGATCCCACCCGTCTCCTCGACGCGCTCGACGACGTCCAGGAGGAGTTCGGCGCGTCCCCGGTCCCCCCGGACAAGCTCTGCGCCGAGCCGGCCTGATCAGGGCCGTACCGGTCGCGGTCGGGCCCGGTCAGCGGTGGCGCAGTGTTCCGACGGTGTGCAGGGCGCGGACGGCGGCCCTCTTCAGGGCCGGGTGGGTGCGGACCAGATGGTGGGCCACGCGCAGGGGCTCGTGGCGCAGCCAGTGGAGGGCGGCGGCGGGGTCGGCCGTCCTCAGGGCTCCCTCGTGGACCAGGAGGTCTCCGGTCTTGAACGAGTTCTTGTACGGCGCGTCGCCCCGGCCGAAGTCCACCAGCCGGATGCCGGACTCGGCGGCGGCCTCGATCATGCGCAGGTAGAGGATGCGGCCGGGGGAGTAGCCGGCGAACGCCCGGTCGTACGCGGGGAACCAGCAGGAGAGGACCGTACGGGAGCGCAGGCCGAAGTGGGCGGCGACGGGCCGGCCGGCCGCGTAGAGCACGGAGAGCGTGCCCGTGCAGTCCGCGGCCGTGGTCGCGGACAGAGTGTCCACGAGCCGGGCGATCCAGGGCTGCGCGAAGGGGTCGCGGCGGCCGGTGCGGCGGTACTGGGCCGACTTCCAGGCGATCAGGGCCCGCAGCGCCGCCCCGCTCCGGTCGTCCTGGACGAAGCGCACCGGACCGGCGTTCCGGGCCAGCCGGCGCTCCTGGGACCGGGCCGTCTTCAGGAAGCCGCGGGCATGGGCGTGCAGATGGCGCTCGTAGGCCTCGAACCCGGGGGTGAGGTCGACGACCGGGGACGCGAACCGGCCCGTCGCGTAGGGCAGGAAGAGGTCCTGACCGCTTTCGAGGTGGTTGAACTCCCAGGTGCTCAGCGCGCAGGCACGCATGAGCTGGTGCGGGTCGAGCCGCAGGTCGGGGTCGAGGACGGCGCCCTGGCAGTCGGAGACGCCCAGGCCGACGGCCCGGCCGCAGCCCCAACGGCTCCTCTGGTACGGGAAGTAGCCGACGGTACGGCCGCCCCGTCGGAGGACGGCCACCCGGGTGTCGTCGCGCACCCGGCCGACGGCCTGGCTGAACTGGGCGCTCATGAAGGGGTTCGCGGCGGTCGTGGTCGCGGCCCGCAGCTCGTTCCAGCGGTCGAGGTCCGCGGCGGTCAGATCACGGGCGTGGACGATGGCGATACGGGGAGCGGTGGTGGTCATGGCTCGTCCATCGTCGAGGAGACGCACAGGTCAGGGGTCCGGAACGGGAAAACTGCCGCATGTGAACGTTCAGCCGAGGACTCACGGGGACGGGTGAAACCGTGCGCCACGACCACAAGATCCCGCGCACCCACCCGGTGATCCGCCGGTCGGTGCGCATACATGACGCCGGATGACAGGTTTGGCCCGGAGGATCGGACGCGTCAGGACGAACGCCCAGGACGTGAGGAGTCCCCGTGCGCAGCCACCAGACCGTCATCCCTCCGGAGGACGCGGAACCCCTCCGCGCGGAACCCTTCGGCGACGAACCCGTTCCGGTCGAACGGGCCTGGCTCGGGATGGTGTCGGCCGAGCACGCCCGCCTCGCGAGCCGGTACGGCTGGATCCAGCTCAACCACGGGGCCCGGCGCAACCTCGTCCGTCTGCGCCGGGGCGACGGGTTCGTCTTCTACTCGCCCACCGAACGCATGGGGGACAGGGCGAAGCTGCGTGCCTTCACGGCGCTGGGGAGGGTCGCCGACGACGAGCCCCACCTGGCCGAGGAGGCCATGGACATGGGCGCCCGAGGCATCGTGCGGCCCTGGCGCCGGTCCGTCGACTTCGCCGAGGTGCGCCCCGTCGACCTGCACACCGTCACCCACGACCTGGCCCTGACCCGGGAGCGGAACTGGGGGTACGGCCTGCGCCTCGGGCTGCTGCCGCTGGCCGTCGAGGACTACGCGCTGCTGGGCGCCGCGATGCTGAGGGGCCCGGGCCCCGCCTCCTGAGACCCGTTGTCAGTGGCGCGGTGCAGGATGCGGATCATGACGTCGAATCCGACTGTGCCGCTGACCCTGCCCGCCTCCCTGATGGAAGCCCGCCGGGTCGATCCGGCCTGTGACGGGTGGGGGTTCGTGGTCCATCACGCCGTGGCCACGGCGGCCGGGGACACCTACGTGGTCTCCGGCGCGGGCCGCTACCGCCGGGAGGCCGAAGGGGCGACGGACCCCGGCGAACAGAACTTCCGCTGCCGGATGATCACCCGGTACGGCGGCGACGGACGGCCCGTCGCCGTGGCCCTGTACGGGCAGTCGAGGCCGGACGGTACGCCCTCGGCGGTCGAGGAGGGCAGCGAGCCGACGCTCGCGGTCCTCCCGGACGGGACCGTGGCGGTGAGCTCCAAGCCGGGAAGCACCTGTCTCATCTCCTCCGACCTGAGCCGGGTCCTGGCCGCCTGGCCGCTGCCCTGGGGCTGGGAGGAGGAGAAGGAGCGCAACGGCGACCCCTACGCCGCGTCGATATCCGTCACCCCCGCCGGCCGGCTGCTGTGCGTGACCTCCGAGTTCGGGCTGAGCGACACCGCCGGAGCCCATCCGAACATCGTCGCCCTCTCCGAGCCCGGCGCCCCGCTCGCCCCCGGCTCCAAGACCCCGCTCCGGGCCCTCGCCACCCACGACGCGCGCACCGGCCGCCAGACCGACGCCGACCTCCACCCCCATGTCCGCTTCCGGGACGCCCCGGTGGGGCGCGACCACCGGCCCTCGCCCTCGCTGACCGAGATCGTCTCCCGGGACGCCCAGCACCCCGACGACTACGGCGACTGCACGCTGGGCCGGCCGGCGGCCCTCGGCGACGACCTGTTCGTCGTCCCCGTCTTCGGACGGATCCACCGCGCCGGCAACCGCGGCCAGGTCTTCACCTTCCTGCTCCTCGACGACCGGGGAGCGGTCCGGGGCCGCCTGGAGGGGCTCGACCGGTACGAGGACAGCCCGTTCACCGGCTTCTGCTTCACCGTGGTGGCCGACCCGTACCGCGCACGGGCCTTCCACCTCAACCGCCACGGCCTGTACGCCTGGAGCGCCGACGGCCGGCTGCGCTCCCGGATGTCCACCGCGCACAAGCCGTACAAGGCCCTCACCCACTTCACGCTCCTGGAGACCTCGCCCGCCGGGGAACTCCTCCTCGCCCACCGCAAGCAGCACCTGCTCCTGCGCGTACCGGTCCCGGGGGACCTCGACGGCCTCGCGAGCGCGGTGGAGGGGGCCCTGAAGAGCTACGCCCGCGGACGCGCGGCCTGGAAGAAGGAGTACGGCCCGGTGAACTGGCACTGGGTGGACGACTCCGCCCGGGTGCACGCCCTGTGAACCCGGGGCCGGAGCCGTCCGGAGCCCGCCTCAGGCCGTCGGGGCGGGCAGCCACAGGTCGGGGCCGAAGACCTCGTAGCGGATCCGCGGCGCCGGGACCCCGGCGCGGAGCAGCGCGCCCCGGACCTCGCGCATGAAGGGCAGCGGGCCGCACAGGAACACCGTCGCGTCCGCGGGCAGTTCGATGCCGTCCAGGTCCATCAGCCCGGCCCGGGCATCGGGTTCCTCCGACCCGGGCCGCTCGTACCAGAACGTGGCCCGGGCATCGGGCAGCCGCTCGACGAGCGCACGGGTCTCGGCGCGCAGGGCGTGCTCGGCGGGGGAGCGGTCGGCGTGCAGGACCAGCACCGGGCGGGCCGACCCGATGCCGGCGAGATGGGCCAGGACGCCGGCCATGGGCGTGCAGCCGATGCCCGCGGAGACCAGGACCACCGGGGTGCCGGCGTCGGCGGGCTCGTCGAGGAAGATGTCACCGAACGGCGCCGACAGCATCAGCTCGTCCCCCGCGCGGACCTGGTCGTGCAGCAGGGCGGACACCTCCCCGTCCGGCGCGCAGGACAGGCTGTACTGACGGAGCTGACGCATCCCGTCGGGCATCCGGACCCGCACGCTCACGTACTGGCCCGCCCGGGCCCGCGGCGCCGGCGCGCCGTCGGCGGGGCGCAGCAGGAAGGACACCACGTCCGGGGTCTCCTCCCGGCGTTCGACGACCGTCCAGGGCCGCCACACCTCGCCGGGCTCGACCCCCGCGTCCCGGTAGAGCCGGGCCTCCCGCCCGATCAGCGCCCCGGCCATCAGCCAGTACACCTCGTCCCAGGCGGCCGCCACCT
It includes:
- the argB gene encoding acetylglutamate kinase, with amino-acid sequence MADHTYGESSAGALRPTEELRGSTVVVKYGGNAMVDGGLQRAFARDVVALWHAGLRPVVVHGGGPQISAMLDRLGLESRFEAGLRVTTPETMDVVRMVLTGRVQRDLVGHINSHGPFAVGLTGEDAHTMTAVRRPARVDGRPVDIGLVGDIVDVNPGAVRALLAQGHIPVMSPVARGADGEVYNINADLAAAALAAALGAARLVVLTDVAGLYADWPHGTEVIDLLTADQLEAMLPELASGMLPKMEGCLRAVRAGVHRAQVLDGRVPHALLRGLLGEERTGTTVVPDDGPHRTGG
- a CDS encoding jacalin-like lectin; protein product: MRRLLACLAATAAVLGGLAVAAPPAAAADSGTFSVLSYNVAGLPAAINSSSTPRESSTTAIGQRIAPYDIVHAQEDFNYHAYLYAADTAHAYRTATSGGAGIGSGLNTLSKIPYDADDFERVGWDSCTYGSGDCLTPKGFTFMRERLAEGVYVDFYNLHTNAGTNDDDLAARADNLSQLTEFISTHSAGNAVVVMGDTNTRYTRSGDTIAEFAASNGLTDAWVQLIRGGSAPAKGSDALVCDQSGATVPNTCEVVDKVLYRGSKLVSLNATTYNNEHAKFLTSDGLMLSDHDPITVGFTWSRASAFQLSDQFGGPHGDYYNDIDRVPAGARASTIALRAGSRVDQLGVTLSNGTTLTHGGTGGTASSLTLGSGEYVTTAYLCQAEKDGHTRIFYARFTTNLGRTLAGGTTTSDCVTRTAPSGWQIAGFHGRSGDEVDKVGFIYTQR
- a CDS encoding GNAT family N-acetyltransferase — protein: MTTTAPRIAIVHARDLTAADLDRWNELRAATTTAANPFMSAQFSQAVGRVRDDTRVAVLRRGGRTVGYFPYQRSRWGCGRAVGLGVSDCQGAVLDPDLRLDPHQLMRACALSTWEFNHLESGQDLFLPYATGRFASPVVDLTPGFEAYERHLHAHARGFLKTARSQERRLARNAGPVRFVQDDRSGAALRALIAWKSAQYRRTGRRDPFAQPWIARLVDTLSATTAADCTGTLSVLYAAGRPVAAHFGLRSRTVLSCWFPAYDRAFAGYSPGRILYLRMIEAAAESGIRLVDFGRGDAPYKNSFKTGDLLVHEGALRTADPAAALHWLRHEPLRVAHHLVRTHPALKRAAVRALHTVGTLRHR
- a CDS encoding EVE domain-containing protein; the protein is MRSHQTVIPPEDAEPLRAEPFGDEPVPVERAWLGMVSAEHARLASRYGWIQLNHGARRNLVRLRRGDGFVFYSPTERMGDRAKLRAFTALGRVADDEPHLAEEAMDMGARGIVRPWRRSVDFAEVRPVDLHTVTHDLALTRERNWGYGLRLGLLPLAVEDYALLGAAMLRGPGPAS
- a CDS encoding globin domain-containing protein, whose protein sequence is MLSAESAAVVRATLPAVAGALDEITTRFYATMFRDRPELLDGMFNRGNQASGAQRQALAGSIAGFATALLADPDARPDALLDRIAHKHAAVGVTDDQYTIVHKYLFGAIAEVLGDAVTPEVAAAWDEVYWLMAGALIGREARLYRDAGVEPGEVWRPWTVVERREETPDVVSFLLRPADGAPAPRARAGQYVSVRVRMPDGMRQLRQYSLSCAPDGEVSALLHDQVRAGDELMLSAPFGDIFLDEPADAGTPVVLVSAGIGCTPMAGVLAHLAGIGSARPVLVLHADRSPAEHALRAETRALVERLPDARATFWYERPGSEEPDARAGLMDLDGIELPADATVFLCGPLPFMREVRGALLRAGVPAPRIRYEVFGPDLWLPAPTA